From Virgibacillus ihumii, the proteins below share one genomic window:
- the rpsP gene encoding 30S ribosomal protein S16, producing MAVKIRLKRMGSKRNPFYRVVVADSRSPRDGRLIEQIGTYNPVVNPVEVKIDEEKALDWMTKGAKPSDTVRNLFSKEGIMKKFHDQKNQ from the coding sequence ATGGCAGTAAAAATCCGTTTGAAGCGTATGGGATCCAAAAGAAATCCATTTTATCGCGTAGTCGTTGCTGATTCACGTTCTCCACGTGATGGTCGGCTGATTGAGCAGATTGGAACTTACAATCCTGTTGTTAATCCAGTTGAAGTGAAAATAGATGAAGAAAAAGCATTGGATTGGATGACCAAAGGCGCGAAACCGAGCGACACTGTTCGTAACCTTTTCTCAAAAGAAGGCATCATGAAAAAATTCCACGACCAGAAAAATCAATAG